A section of the Cuniculiplasma divulgatum genome encodes:
- a CDS encoding NAD-dependent epimerase/dehydratase family protein, with the protein MGKRFLITGGEGFIGRNIRKYIADHGMDASTLDISGNPDYMISVTDFTSLMKIENRFDGIFHMAAVTSPPQFEDDPLYGFQVNANGTLNILELAKRRGIGRVVLASSSATYGDTGKVSVEDNLPQAYSNLYPVTKIVDEHLARYYSVRNEVECISLRYFNTYGPGENTKSQYASVIWRFIKAIHSGDRPVIYGDGKQRRDFIYVEDTARASVLAMLHGSPGESYNVGTGVSTTFNEIFNTVREEMHSQAQADHVPNPLKNYQYFTQADMTKTARDIGFKPEFDLRSGIRKMLQNDIKSI; encoded by the coding sequence AACATCCGGAAGTATATTGCTGATCACGGCATGGATGCGTCAACGCTGGATATTTCGGGAAATCCCGATTACATGATATCTGTCACAGATTTCACTTCCCTCATGAAGATTGAAAATCGCTTCGACGGCATATTCCACATGGCAGCGGTAACATCACCTCCGCAGTTTGAGGACGATCCGCTATATGGATTTCAGGTGAACGCAAACGGCACCCTGAATATTCTGGAGCTTGCCAAGCGGAGGGGAATCGGGAGAGTGGTGCTTGCATCATCCTCGGCAACGTACGGCGACACTGGAAAAGTTTCTGTGGAGGATAACCTGCCTCAGGCATATTCCAACCTTTATCCGGTGACTAAGATAGTGGACGAGCACCTGGCAAGGTACTATTCGGTCAGAAATGAGGTGGAATGCATCTCCCTGAGATATTTCAACACCTATGGTCCAGGGGAGAACACCAAGTCGCAGTATGCCAGCGTCATATGGCGCTTCATCAAGGCAATACACAGCGGGGATAGGCCCGTGATCTACGGTGACGGCAAACAGAGGCGGGACTTCATATATGTTGAAGATACTGCAAGGGCATCAGTTCTGGCAATGCTGCATGGATCACCTGGTGAATCATACAACGTAGGAACCGGCGTTAGCACAACATTCAATGAAATTTTCAACACTGTCAGGGAGGAGATGCATTCTCAGGCGCAGGCGGATCATGTGCCAAATCCGCTGAAGAACTATCAGTATTTCACACAGGCGGATATGACAAAGACCGCAAGGGACATTGGATTCAAGCCGGAATTTGATCTGAGATCTGGAATAAGGAAGATGTTGCAGAATGATATTAAATCCATCTGA
- a CDS encoding glycosyltransferase, with product METYQIVHQPDFTHSEKKKEIPDIYLKRFTVIIPAYNEEKRISPVLNDICRFISENKLPWDVIVAIDGNDSTYDIAVNFAETYDFISIDRSHERSGKGGAIKRVLPKIDGEFTIIMDADNSIGFIDIVEAIQRLEKSDAVILSRYTGKNKIPLLRRFLSRGFNIIVRSITGLSVSDTQSGYKLFRSDFFVGAMRRVTVTNASYDVALLYHIKKMGGRITETPAEYTHADDGKLNPLSMAMSFGISLVAFRIRNSPLYAHIPQFLVKLYHRKFRWI from the coding sequence TTGGAAACATACCAGATAGTTCACCAGCCAGACTTCACACATTCGGAGAAGAAAAAAGAGATTCCTGATATATATCTGAAGAGATTTACCGTCATTATACCGGCATACAATGAGGAAAAACGGATTTCTCCAGTTCTGAATGACATATGCCGCTTCATCTCTGAAAACAAGCTTCCCTGGGATGTTATTGTTGCAATTGACGGTAACGATTCCACATACGATATTGCAGTAAATTTTGCTGAAACCTATGATTTTATTAGTATTGATCGGAGCCATGAAAGAAGTGGGAAAGGCGGTGCAATCAAAAGGGTGCTACCAAAAATTGACGGCGAATTCACCATAATTATGGATGCAGACAACAGCATTGGTTTCATCGATATCGTCGAGGCGATACAGCGGCTGGAGAAGAGTGATGCCGTAATTCTGTCCCGTTATACCGGAAAAAACAAGATACCACTGCTGAGGCGTTTCCTGAGCCGGGGCTTCAACATAATTGTCCGATCTATTACCGGCTTAAGTGTCTCAGACACACAGAGCGGCTATAAACTGTTCCGGAGCGATTTCTTTGTTGGTGCAATGCGCAGAGTAACAGTAACAAACGCATCGTATGATGTTGCACTTCTGTATCATATAAAAAAGATGGGCGGGCGCATTACGGAGACGCCGGCCGAATACACTCATGCCGACGACGGAAAACTCAATCCCTTATCCATGGCAATGAGCTTCGGCATTTCGCTGGTTGCATTCAGAATCCGGAATTCACCGCTCTATGCGCATATTCCACAATTCCTCGTTAAGCTTTACCACAGGAAGTTCAGATGGATTTAA
- a CDS encoding transposase family protein has protein sequence MDDRKLVEDLYSITKPWFVSRITLSPDSLRLDAYLDHEENCRWQCPVCSKEYCISDHVKERIWRDLDSGIYQVYIHARIPRVNCIEHEKLQVTVPWSAKHSRFSMRFESLALGIIRNMDIMNSSMILGITWNMAHGIMGRAVERGLARKSSVPERMGIDEKSYGKNHHYMTIIYDRD, from the coding sequence ATGGATGACAGGAAACTTGTTGAAGATCTGTACTCAATCACCAAACCATGGTTTGTTTCAAGGATCACACTCTCTCCAGACAGCCTCAGGCTTGACGCCTATCTTGATCATGAGGAGAACTGCAGATGGCAGTGTCCTGTCTGCAGTAAGGAATACTGTATCTCTGACCATGTGAAAGAGAGGATATGGCGGGATCTTGACAGTGGTATATACCAGGTCTATATTCATGCCAGAATACCCAGGGTGAACTGTATTGAACATGAAAAACTGCAGGTCACAGTTCCATGGTCAGCGAAACATTCCAGGTTCTCAATGCGTTTCGAATCCCTGGCACTGGGAATCATTAGGAACATGGATATCATGAATTCATCCATGATTCTGGGAATAACGTGGAATATGGCACATGGCATCATGGGGAGAGCAGTGGAAAGAGGCCTTGCAAGAAAATCATCCGTGCCGGAACGCATGGGCATAGATGAAAAATCGTATGGAAAGAACCACCACTACATGACCATAATATACGATCGGGATTGA
- a CDS encoding ISL3 family transposase, whose translation MEFDRKESSLDQYYRSIGDKASCIKAVSMDMWDPYIASTKSHVNDAESKIIFDRFHIMKHMNSAVDDVRRSESRTAEAKDLLKRSRYIWTYSQENLPERYRERFELLKKSDLKTARAYAIKENLRNLWQSSTEEEARSFWNDWYMWALHSRLAPVARVAKMMKHYLYGILSFFKHHITNAIAEGINSKIATVQKMAYGYRNKENLKTAIYFHCGNLDMGF comes from the coding sequence GTGGAATTCGATCGTAAAGAATCATCCCTTGATCAGTATTACAGGAGCATTGGAGATAAGGCATCCTGTATCAAGGCAGTATCCATGGACATGTGGGACCCGTACATAGCATCCACCAAATCACATGTGAATGATGCAGAATCAAAGATCATATTCGATCGATTCCACATAATGAAGCACATGAATTCAGCTGTGGACGATGTTCGGAGATCCGAGTCAAGAACTGCAGAGGCAAAGGATCTGCTTAAAAGATCAAGGTACATTTGGACATATTCTCAGGAGAATCTGCCTGAAAGATACAGGGAAAGATTTGAACTGCTGAAGAAATCCGATCTGAAAACTGCAAGGGCCTATGCCATAAAGGAGAATCTCAGGAATCTCTGGCAGTCGTCCACAGAGGAGGAGGCCAGATCATTCTGGAATGACTGGTACATGTGGGCACTGCATTCCAGACTGGCACCTGTGGCCAGAGTTGCAAAGATGATGAAGCACTACCTTTACGGAATACTTTCGTTTTTCAAACATCATATAACCAACGCAATAGCAGAAGGCATCAACTCAAAGATTGCAACAGTCCAGAAGATGGCCTATGGTTACCGGAATAAAGAAAATCTGAAAACTGCAATATACTTCCACTGTGGCAATCTGGACATGGGGTTCTAA
- a CDS encoding DegT/DnrJ/EryC1/StrS aminotransferase family protein, producing the protein MKVPFSRPVINETMINAAIECLRNDRLVGGKSVTEFENNFAEYVGTKHAVAVNSGTAALFLSLKSLGIGENDLVLTQSATFIATANAISQTGAKPIFLDINNHDTTISLQQLITAIKKYGQKIKAILPVHLYGRTGELGPILEVASDFGIPVVEDACQAHGATFKNKKAGSFGELGAFSFYSSKNMTVGGDGGMVTTNNEELAESIRILRNQGSSKENRYKNDVMGYNFRLNSVNASIGNVQLHLLDSWNKRRKQVATIYHKRFETFEKIGLPPADSDDIKSSWHIYSVRIKQREKLINYLKSKNIETGIHYPIPVHLQVPYVENMGQYHFSLENTEKWASENVSLPIYNDITDEELEYVIEVTRDFLGENY; encoded by the coding sequence GTGAAAGTGCCGTTTTCTAGACCCGTCATTAATGAAACGATGATTAATGCAGCAATTGAATGTCTCCGCAATGATAGGCTTGTTGGGGGAAAATCAGTAACTGAGTTTGAGAACAATTTTGCTGAATATGTAGGAACAAAGCATGCAGTTGCCGTGAATAGCGGAACAGCTGCACTGTTCTTGTCATTAAAGTCTCTAGGCATTGGCGAAAATGACCTAGTTTTGACACAATCTGCAACATTTATAGCAACTGCTAATGCAATAAGTCAAACTGGAGCTAAACCAATTTTTCTTGATATAAATAACCATGATACCACCATTTCATTACAGCAGCTTATAACTGCAATCAAGAAATATGGGCAAAAGATTAAGGCAATTCTCCCTGTGCATTTATATGGAAGGACTGGAGAATTAGGTCCCATTTTAGAAGTCGCGTCTGACTTTGGAATTCCAGTAGTTGAGGATGCCTGTCAGGCACATGGAGCTACATTCAAGAACAAGAAAGCAGGAAGTTTTGGAGAACTTGGTGCATTTTCTTTCTATAGTTCCAAGAATATGACTGTTGGTGGTGATGGCGGCATGGTAACCACAAATAATGAAGAGTTAGCCGAAAGTATTCGAATTTTGAGGAATCAAGGGAGTTCCAAGGAGAATAGATATAAAAATGACGTGATGGGTTACAATTTTAGGCTAAACTCAGTTAACGCATCAATAGGAAATGTTCAGCTACATCTTCTAGATTCATGGAATAAGAGGAGAAAGCAAGTAGCAACAATCTATCATAAGCGTTTTGAGACTTTTGAGAAAATAGGTCTACCCCCCGCCGACAGTGATGATATCAAGTCGTCTTGGCATATATATTCGGTCAGGATAAAACAGAGAGAAAAATTGATTAATTACCTGAAGTCTAAAAATATCGAAACTGGAATTCATTACCCGATTCCCGTCCATCTTCAGGTGCCATATGTCGAGAATATGGGGCAATATCATTTTTCATTAGAAAACACCGAAAAATGGGCCAGTGAAAATGTTAGCCTGCCGATATATAATGACATTACTGATGAAGAACTGGAATATGTGATTGAAGTCACAAGAGATTTTCTCGGTGAAAATTATTGA
- a CDS encoding Gfo/Idh/MocA family oxidoreductase produces MKIGIIGIGYWGKKVVSEYISLLSDNLIDGLVLYDNENSMTDKFKGISNLEIASSIDDLLDRVDGVHICSPNATHFEIIMKAMEKNVNVLVEKPITTNSDDAFRLLEIALAKGLVFQVGNIFRFSNAMVEIKKLLDDDTIGNVVHLSFIWDHISPSPSSSNEDVIWDLMPHILDMINFILGSWPREIVSVSTKRDGIGETVNKSSDVLLYYGNNVYINVRISLSSHKTTRQIEIQGKTGTIVFNPVAQNGWLYRSGKQQEIVMEPNNTILAEIKNFVECIAEKKIKINSAHLGALIIKEIEAIKRVEEIERSKKV; encoded by the coding sequence TTGAAAATAGGAATTATTGGAATTGGTTACTGGGGAAAAAAAGTCGTCTCGGAATATATCTCACTGTTATCTGACAACCTAATTGATGGTTTGGTCCTTTACGATAATGAAAACAGCATGACGGATAAATTCAAAGGCATTAGCAACCTGGAAATAGCGAGCAGTATTGATGATCTCCTGGACAGAGTTGATGGGGTACATATTTGCTCTCCAAATGCCACACATTTCGAAATAATTATGAAAGCAATGGAAAAAAATGTGAACGTCCTTGTTGAAAAGCCGATAACAACAAATTCGGATGATGCCTTCAGACTTCTAGAAATCGCACTAGCAAAGGGTCTAGTCTTTCAGGTCGGGAATATTTTCAGGTTCTCTAATGCAATGGTGGAGATCAAGAAATTGTTAGATGACGATACGATCGGAAATGTAGTCCATCTATCATTCATTTGGGATCATATCTCACCGAGTCCCAGTTCATCCAATGAAGATGTCATTTGGGACCTGATGCCACATATCCTTGATATGATTAACTTTATTCTTGGAAGCTGGCCAAGAGAAATTGTTAGTGTTTCAACTAAAAGAGATGGTATCGGGGAAACTGTCAACAAGAGTTCTGATGTCTTACTGTACTACGGAAACAATGTTTACATTAATGTAAGAATCAGTCTATCAAGCCATAAAACAACTAGGCAGATTGAAATTCAAGGCAAAACTGGTACAATTGTGTTTAATCCTGTAGCTCAAAATGGCTGGCTCTACAGATCTGGAAAGCAACAGGAAATAGTTATGGAACCAAATAATACAATTCTTGCAGAAATAAAGAACTTCGTTGAGTGTATTGCTGAGAAGAAAATAAAAATAAATTCGGCACATCTTGGTGCTTTAATAATCAAAGAAATCGAGGCAATTAAGCGAGTTGAGGAAATTGAACGATCAAAGAAGGTTTAG
- a CDS encoding acyltransferase yields MNDQRRFRSIFECDIGESTVIHDFVDLYKCKIGSNSKIDSFVYIEEDVVIGNFVKIRPFTFIPTGVTIGDYVFIGPNVTFTNDKYPKIGEEWQLLRTNVEDHVSIGAGSVILPGINIGKHSMIGAGTIVTKDVQPGTVVTGNPARPRLQGKRNTISAEKSKSKLTR; encoded by the coding sequence TTGAACGATCAAAGAAGGTTTAGATCAATATTCGAGTGTGACATCGGCGAAAGTACCGTAATACATGATTTTGTTGACCTTTATAAATGTAAAATAGGGTCCAACAGTAAGATTGATTCTTTCGTTTACATTGAAGAAGATGTTGTTATAGGTAATTTCGTTAAGATTCGCCCCTTTACATTCATTCCAACCGGTGTGACAATAGGCGATTATGTTTTCATAGGTCCAAATGTAACATTTACTAATGATAAATATCCCAAGATAGGAGAGGAATGGCAACTTCTTCGTACGAATGTAGAGGATCATGTTTCAATTGGAGCGGGTTCCGTTATCCTACCGGGAATAAATATTGGAAAGCACAGCATGATTGGCGCCGGCACCATTGTTACCAAAGATGTGCAGCCAGGAACAGTTGTGACAGGAAATCCAGCCAGACCCCGGCTGCAGGGCAAGCGAAATACAATAAGTGCAGAGAAATCCAAATCCAAATTAACACGTTGA
- a CDS encoding glycosyltransferase family 1 protein: protein MKTAIINESTKFSGLGRYAQYLAKATNSELFSLRLDYSINPSNYPGNVMVFTPIVKVGNGWYFNHRFPAISLRMPKKWVKDKISKETVLHYSSQLIPWINLENRYIFTVHDLFGLNREFGNNKIEKILKQNLKDIISADRIVTDSNHVQKQLDALGASGKTTTIYPPVSSSFKKLENKSSTRNYLGLPDNKILVLSVSSQDPRKNLKAVVETMNVLGNDFALVRVGKPVDRCYSFTNVDDEKLNMIFNACDALLFPSLDEGFGYPLAEAMTVGLPSVASDIEIFRETAGDAAVLVDPSPVKLAKAIQEAIANSEHLAKKGIKKSERYSLERFKSDVCALYSELELDGF from the coding sequence ATGAAAACAGCGATAATTAATGAGTCTACAAAATTTTCAGGTCTGGGCAGATACGCACAGTACCTTGCAAAGGCTACAAACTCTGAATTATTCTCCTTAAGATTGGATTATTCGATTAATCCTTCTAACTACCCAGGCAATGTAATGGTGTTCACTCCAATTGTGAAGGTAGGGAATGGATGGTATTTTAACCACAGGTTTCCTGCTATTTCGTTAAGGATGCCTAAAAAGTGGGTGAAGGATAAAATATCTAAAGAAACTGTATTGCACTACTCATCACAGTTAATTCCATGGATTAACCTTGAAAACAGATATATTTTCACAGTTCACGATCTTTTCGGGCTGAACAGAGAATTTGGCAATAATAAAATTGAAAAGATCCTTAAACAAAACTTAAAAGATATTATTTCAGCAGATAGAATAGTTACGGATTCAAATCATGTGCAAAAGCAATTAGATGCACTGGGAGCCTCAGGGAAAACAACAACAATATATCCTCCGGTTTCAAGCTCTTTCAAAAAATTGGAGAATAAATCCAGTACCCGGAATTACCTGGGATTGCCAGATAACAAGATTCTTGTTTTAAGTGTTTCCTCGCAGGACCCAAGGAAGAATCTTAAGGCCGTTGTTGAGACTATGAATGTGCTGGGAAATGATTTTGCCTTGGTAAGGGTTGGTAAGCCAGTTGATAGATGTTATTCTTTTACTAACGTAGATGATGAGAAGTTGAATATGATATTTAATGCATGCGACGCATTGCTGTTCCCATCCCTGGACGAGGGTTTTGGCTACCCTCTGGCAGAAGCAATGACTGTTGGCCTGCCTTCTGTTGCTTCGGATATAGAAATATTCCGTGAAACAGCAGGTGATGCAGCAGTGCTGGTTGATCCTTCTCCTGTAAAACTGGCCAAAGCTATACAAGAAGCCATAGCTAATAGTGAACACCTTGCTAAAAAAGGGATTAAGAAATCTGAGCGTTATTCTTTGGAACGCTTCAAATCTGATGTCTGCGCCTTATATAGTGAATTGGAGCTAGACGGGTTTTGA
- a CDS encoding glycosyltransferase: MSALIASHHRPVVVEAIRSVLNQDLDRDKYEILVVADTKLKELREFENNPRVKIIYSDRDDPGGKWAEAIEASKGDVLCFLDDDDMWVSNKLSYVKEKFDHDDLLGYFHNGHKSVDFSGNIIHGYKELRHYYAVQKIKEYSELPAKRGSVNFQHLASLGAPFNSSCISIRKSLVVPYLDYLSRGKWMVDYFWFYAFAVSLTRILIEDTPLTLYRRRPDIIGERLNNIENGKDQKIEIYRRYLSSHEIYKAMGNGLEISTYFDWIIAKIKIILTIYSTTDYDVENKSIISELIRNMPLNNFNSISSTMLLVFAYLIRIISGRLSMIFLISLERLKLSVL; this comes from the coding sequence TTGTCTGCACTGATTGCTTCCCATCATAGACCAGTTGTTGTAGAAGCCATAAGAAGCGTATTAAATCAGGATCTTGACAGAGATAAATATGAGATTCTGGTTGTAGCGGACACAAAACTGAAAGAGTTACGAGAATTTGAAAATAATCCCAGAGTTAAAATAATTTATTCGGACAGGGATGATCCGGGCGGGAAATGGGCTGAGGCTATTGAAGCATCCAAGGGAGATGTGCTCTGTTTCCTCGACGATGATGACATGTGGGTCAGCAACAAGCTCAGTTACGTAAAGGAGAAGTTCGACCATGATGATTTATTGGGATATTTTCACAACGGCCACAAAAGTGTTGATTTCTCAGGGAACATAATTCACGGCTATAAGGAGCTGAGACACTACTATGCCGTTCAAAAGATAAAGGAATATTCTGAATTACCTGCCAAAAGAGGGTCTGTTAACTTTCAGCATCTGGCTTCGCTGGGAGCCCCATTCAACAGCAGCTGCATATCCATCAGAAAGAGCTTAGTTGTGCCATACCTTGATTACTTGAGCAGGGGGAAGTGGATGGTGGATTATTTCTGGTTTTACGCGTTTGCTGTTAGTTTAACAAGAATACTTATAGAAGACACTCCCCTGACTTTATACCGCAGACGGCCAGATATAATCGGGGAAAGACTCAACAATATAGAAAACGGAAAGGATCAAAAGATCGAAATCTATAGAAGATACCTTTCATCGCATGAAATTTACAAAGCTATGGGCAATGGTCTGGAGATCAGCACTTACTTTGATTGGATTATTGCCAAGATAAAAATAATTCTGACAATATACAGTACCACTGACTATGATGTGGAAAATAAAAGCATTATATCAGAATTAATTAGGAATATGCCTCTCAACAATTTTAACTCCATTTCCTCAACAATGCTTCTTGTCTTTGCGTATCTTATTAGAATAATATCCGGACGCTTGTCAATGATTTTCCTGATTTCCTTGGAAAGGCTTAAGTTATCCGTTTTATAA
- a CDS encoding glycosyltransferase, whose product MSDRITIIYPEISTPSGTKTYVTNFLKGMDRTGLPYRKIPIKKSEISFAGKPMLGFLSQYLTSNFKRSNTAVSHSLSPSAIVRGTNLVTVHDVIPFLNRDIYLKSYLQKTSFALTMRRVLHTQYLLLSSNTSMKQFLSCVDMDEGRLFVVPHAIDHDIFYPTKEAKKFPDNKISIVMVSDFNPRKRVDIAVKALSNDPDIEFYHIGPDNAWSGVRNRIQKLSAGAKNIHFMGEMNIESIRSNISSADFFLFLTDNEGFGLPPLEALACGTNVIVSDLEIFHETMGDFAFYVRNEDFSSDFVKKLLNRKKKKEELVSYSMKYSIDNLALNSLKVYKRIME is encoded by the coding sequence ATGTCGGATAGGATAACAATAATTTATCCGGAGATATCGACGCCAAGCGGCACCAAAACTTATGTAACCAATTTCCTTAAAGGCATGGACAGGACTGGACTGCCATACAGAAAAATACCCATCAAGAAGAGTGAAATTTCTTTCGCGGGAAAACCAATGCTCGGTTTCCTCTCCCAGTATCTCACTTCAAATTTCAAGAGGTCCAACACAGCAGTATCTCATTCCCTTTCCCCCAGTGCAATTGTGAGAGGTACCAATCTGGTTACTGTACATGATGTCATCCCATTTCTCAACCGTGATATTTACCTGAAAAGTTACCTTCAGAAGACCTCGTTTGCCTTGACAATGCGAAGAGTTCTCCACACCCAGTATCTATTACTGTCTTCCAACACCAGCATGAAACAGTTTCTCTCGTGCGTGGATATGGATGAAGGCAGGTTATTTGTTGTGCCACATGCGATTGACCATGATATTTTTTATCCCACCAAGGAAGCGAAGAAATTTCCGGACAATAAAATAAGCATTGTTATGGTCAGCGACTTCAATCCGCGAAAGAGAGTTGACATCGCTGTGAAAGCTCTTTCAAATGATCCAGATATTGAGTTCTATCACATTGGTCCTGATAATGCCTGGAGCGGTGTCCGTAACAGAATACAAAAACTGAGCGCTGGAGCCAAAAACATTCATTTTATGGGTGAAATGAATATTGAATCCATAAGGTCTAATATCAGTTCTGCTGATTTTTTTCTGTTTCTTACGGATAATGAAGGTTTTGGATTGCCTCCTCTCGAAGCGCTTGCATGCGGGACAAACGTAATAGTGAGCGATCTGGAGATTTTTCATGAAACTATGGGTGATTTTGCCTTTTATGTCAGGAACGAAGATTTTAGTTCAGACTTTGTTAAAAAACTGCTAAATCGCAAGAAAAAAAAGGAGGAATTAGTATCGTATTCAATGAAATATTCAATAGATAATCTTGCTCTTAATTCCCTGAAAGTGTACAAAAGAATAATGGAGTAG
- a CDS encoding glycosyltransferase, translating into MQEHKKNDFSVVQICHGPLIPEYSSAYSLRCHSVIRNLKRTLISCGGAIFRDAKSGNSEQYRSLILTGLSLFLGNRSLEIYISRGKYVRRKYLRRLYELVRSSEVIIFEGPWQYPLVRDKIKDKLVVYDAHNVEYNLRDGNVYQDECKKVEGDLLQRADIVFSVTKKDMKSFIDIYHVEEKKLYFTPHLIDIASAGWKGSDSNCIVFIGSVYSPNNSALDRIYDLAQKYPKYKFEIIGSVRSTRRHKPKNLIYHGTVDGPTKDEIMSRCFLALNPVTEGSGRNVKMIDYLAHGLPILSTPVGIRGLEGFDISSSVVVSHPDKFGENIDKLAADREGLKKMSTNARELYENILKAEGSIDPEEIILKKYEVKR; encoded by the coding sequence ATGCAGGAGCATAAAAAGAATGATTTCTCAGTGGTCCAAATATGTCATGGTCCTTTGATTCCGGAATATTCAAGTGCATATTCTCTCAGATGTCACTCAGTTATCAGGAATTTGAAACGTACGTTAATCTCATGCGGTGGGGCTATTTTCAGGGATGCAAAGTCTGGAAATTCAGAACAATACAGATCGCTAATTCTGACCGGATTATCATTGTTTCTGGGAAACCGGTCTCTCGAAATTTACATTTCCAGAGGCAAATACGTGAGAAGGAAGTATCTTCGAAGATTATATGAACTGGTTCGCAGCTCTGAAGTGATTATTTTTGAGGGGCCGTGGCAGTATCCGCTGGTGAGAGACAAGATTAAGGACAAACTTGTTGTCTACGATGCCCACAATGTTGAATATAATCTGAGGGATGGAAACGTATACCAGGATGAATGCAAGAAAGTGGAAGGAGACCTGCTGCAAAGGGCGGATATTGTTTTTTCTGTCACCAAGAAAGATATGAAGAGTTTTATTGACATTTACCATGTTGAAGAAAAAAAATTATATTTCACACCTCATTTGATAGACATTGCCTCAGCAGGGTGGAAAGGCTCAGATTCAAACTGCATAGTTTTCATTGGTTCCGTTTACTCCCCAAATAATTCTGCACTGGATAGAATATATGATCTGGCACAGAAATATCCGAAGTACAAATTCGAGATCATAGGTAGCGTTCGCAGCACAAGGAGACATAAGCCAAAAAATCTGATATATCATGGTACCGTAGATGGGCCAACTAAGGACGAGATCATGAGCAGGTGTTTTCTTGCGTTAAATCCGGTCACAGAAGGAAGTGGCAGGAATGTGAAGATGATCGACTATCTTGCCCATGGCCTGCCGATACTGAGCACCCCCGTGGGCATAAGAGGACTAGAAGGATTCGATATTTCTAGCTCTGTTGTAGTGAGTCATCCTGACAAGTTCGGTGAGAACATTGACAAATTAGCTGCTGATCGCGAAGGTCTCAAGAAGATGTCAACTAACGCCAGAGAACTGTATGAAAATATCTTAAAAGCCGAGGGAAGCATTGATCCGGAAGAGATAATATTGAAGAAATATGAGGTAAAGAGGTAA